In Primulina eburnea isolate SZY01 chromosome 14, ASM2296580v1, whole genome shotgun sequence, the following proteins share a genomic window:
- the LOC140813332 gene encoding phosphoenolpyruvate carboxylase, giving the protein MARNLEKLASIDAQLRLLVPGKVSEDDKLIEYDALLLDRFLDILQDLHGEDLRETVQECYELSAEYEGKRDPKKLEELGNVLTSLDPGDSIVIAKAFSHMLNLANLAEEVQIAYRRRNKLKKGDYTDESSATTESDIEETLKRLVVDLKKSPQEVFDELKNQTVDLVFTAHPTQSIRRSLLQKHGRIRNCLAQLYAKDITPDDKQELDEALQREIQAAFRTDEIRRTPPTPQDEMRAGMSYFHETIWKGVPKFLRRVDTALKNIGINERVPYNAPLIQFSSWMGGDRDGNPRVTPEVTRDVCLLARMMAANLYYSQIEDLMFELSMWRCNDELRVRADELHRSSRRDAKHFIEFWKTIPPNEPYRVILGDVRDKLYQTRERSRHLLAQGTSDIPEETTYTNVEQFLEPLEVCYRSLCACGDRPIADGSLLDFLRQVSTFGLSLVRLDIRQESDRHTDVLDAITKHLDIGSYKEWSEERKQEWLLSELRGKRPLFGADLPKTEEISDVLNTFHVLAELPSDCFGAYIISMATAPSDVLAVELLQRECHVKQPLRVVPLFEKLADLEAAPAAVARLFSIDWYKNRINGKQEVMIGYSDSGKDAGRLSAAWQLYKAQEELIKVAKEFGVKLTMFHGRGGTVGRGGGPTHLAILSQPPDTIHGSLRVTVQGEVIEQSFGEEHLCFRTLQRFTAATLEHGMHPPVAPKPEWRALLDEIAVVATEEYRSIVFKEPRFVEYFRLATPELEYGRMNIGSRPSKRKPSGGIESLRAIPWIFAWTQTRFHLPVWLGVGAAFKYALQKDIKNLKVLQEMYNKWPFFRVTIDLMEMVFAKGDPGIAALFDKLLVSEDLWSFGERLRANYEETKSLLLQIAGHKDLLEGDPYLKQRLRLRDSYITTLNVCQAYTLKRIRDPNYHVTLRPHISREYMESKSANDLVKLNPTSEYAPGLEDTLILTMKGIAAGLQNTG; this is encoded by the exons ATGGCAAGAAATTTGGAGAAGTTGGCTTCAATTGATGCTCAGTTGAGGCTTTTGGTTCCTGGGAAAGTGTCAGAGGATGATAAGCTTATTGAGTATGACGCCTTGCTTTTGGATCGGTTTCTTGATATTCTTCAGGATTTGCATGGAGAGGATCTGAGAGAAACG GTGCAAGAATGTTATGAACTTTCTGCCGAGTATGAAGGCAAGCGTGATCCTAAAAAGTTGGAAGAACTTGGGAATGTATTGACGAGTTTGGATCCCGGAGATTCAATTGTCATTGCAAAGGCTTTTTCTCATATGCTTAACTTGGCCAACTTGGCTGAGGAGGTTCAAATTGCTTATCGTCGAAGGAACAAGTTGAAAAAAGGAGATTATACAGATGAGAGCTCGGCTACTACTGAATCAGACATTGAAGAGACTCTCAAAAGACTTGTTGTTGATTTGAAGAAGTCTCCTCAAGAAGTTTTTGATGAATTGAAGAATCAAACTGTGGATCTGGTCTTCACTGCTCACCCCACTCAATCTATTCGAAGATCATTGCTTCAGAAACATGGAAG GATTCGGAATTGCTTGGCTCAGTTGTATGCGAAAGATATTACGCCTGATGATAAACAGGAGCTCGATGAAGCTTTACAGAGGGAG ATCCAAGCAGCTTTCCGAACTGATGAAATCCGAAGGACTCCCCCGACTCCTCAAGACGAAATGAGGGCAGGGATGAGTTACTTCCATGAAACAATCTGGAAAGGAGTCCCCAAGTTTCTGCGTCGTGTGGATACAGCACTTAAGAATATTGGAATCAACGAGCGTGTTCCGTACAACGCCCCTCTAATCCAATTTTCTTCTTGGATGGGTGGAGACCGTGATG GCAATCCAAGGGTAACGCCTGAGGTAACAAGGGATGTTTGCTTACTAGCCAGGATGATGGCTGCTAACTTGTACTATTCCCAAATAGAGGATTTAATGTTTGAG TTGTCAATGTGGCGTTGCAATGATGAACTTCGTGTTCGAGCAGATGAACTGCACAGATCTTCAAGGAGAGATGCAAAGCATTTTATAG AGTTTTGGAAAACAATTCCACCAAACGAACCTTATCGGGTCATTCTTGGGGATGTGAGGGATAAGCTTTATCAGACACGCGAACGTTCTCGCCATTTATTAGCTCAGGGAACATCTGATATCCCAGAGGAGACAACCTACACCAATGTGGAGcag TTTTTGGAGCCCCTTGAGGTGTGCTATCGATCTCTTTGTGCTTGTGGGGACCGGCCAATTGCTGATGGGTCCCTTTTAGATTTTCTGAGGCAAGTTTCCACCTTTGGGCTATCTCTCGTGAGACTCGACATAAGGCAAGAGTCAGACAGGCATACAGACGTTTTAGACGCAATTACCAAGCACTTGGATATTGGGTCATATAAGGAGTGGTCTGAAGAACGTAAACAAGAATGGCTCCTGTCTGAACTCAGGGGCAAGCGACCCCTCTTTGGAGCTGATCTTCCAAAAACCGAAGAGATTTCTGATGTTTTGAACACGTTCCATGTTTTGGCGGAACTCCCATCTGACTGCTTTGGTGCATACATCATTTCGATGGCTACTGCCCCGTCTGACGTGTTAGCGGTCGAGCTTTTACAGCGTGAATGCCATGTGAAGCAGCCGTTGAGAGTCGTTCCACTTTTTGAGAAATTAGCTGATCTAGAGGCGGCTCCTGCTGCTGTTGCACGTCTTTTCTCAATTGATTGGTACAAAAACCGGATCAATGGTAAGCAAGAAGTCATGATTGGGTATTCGGACTCTGGAAAAGATGCTGGTCGGCTATCTGCAGCTTGGCAATTGTACAAGGCTCAGGAGGAACTGATAAAAGTTGCCAAAGAATTCGGGGTGAAACTGACCATGTTCCATGGTCGAGGAGGGACTGTTGGACGAGGAGGTGGCCCTACTCATCTTGCTATATTGTCTCAGCCGCCAGACACCATACACGGATCTCTGCGTGTTACAGTTCAAGGAGAAGTTATTGAGCAGTCGTTTGGGGAGGAGCACTTGTGCTTCAGAACACTTCAACGTTTTACAGCTGCTACACTAGAACATGGAATGCATCCCCCGGTTGCCCCCAAACCCGAATGGCGTGCGCTTTTGGATGAAATCGCTGTTGTTGCCACAGAGGAGTATCGGTCAATCGTTTTCAAAGAACCACGATTTGTCGAATATTTTCGCCTT GCCACGCCAGAATTGGAGTATGGTCGAATGAACATCGGGAGTCGTCCATCCAAGCGTAAACCTAGTGGAGGCATTGAATCCCTTAGAGCCATCCCATGGATCTTTGCCTGGACACAGACCAGATTTCATCTCCCTGTTTGGCTTGGTGTCGGAGCAGCATTCAAATATGCCTTGCAGAAGGATATTAAAAACCTGAAAGTGCTGCAGGAGATGTATAACAAGTGGCCTTTCTTTAGAGTCACAATTGATCTTATGGAAATGGTTTTCGCCAAGGGCGACCCTGGTATTGCTGCATTATTTGACAAACTCCTCGTTTCAGAAGATTTGTGGTCATTCGGCGAGCGTTTGAGGGCCAACTACGAGGAGACCAAGTCTCTTCTTCTCCAG ATTGCTGGACACAAGGATCTCTTAGAAGGTGACCCGTATTTGAAGCAACGACTCCGATTACGTGACTCGTACATTACAACATTAAACGTGTGCCAAGCTTACACCCTGAAAAGAATCCGGGACCCGAACTACCATGTGACGCTGAGGCCCCATATCTCAAGAGAGTACATGGAATCCAAATCCGCTAATGATCTCGTGAAGTTGAATCCAACGAGCGAATATGCCCCCGGACTGGAAGACACACTCATTTTGACCATGAAGGGTATTGCTGCTGGACTGCAGAACACTGGTTAA
- the LOC140811797 gene encoding TPR repeat-containing thioredoxin TTL1-like isoform X1, with protein MSQYKKTASEFVSETLSDRLRSSLSCGEEDNGVDVNKPDFRELDLGSSFSPLRTRTGGRVSATSTATTTTTTSSSSSSSGSVSGRMSAGPNLNMPKTPDSNPKSYSGELSAVSSPSTARSSKPGHRRSHSSGSHSVVYSGTGSVSSPAGNVVPTGNICPPGRILKTGMVSRPTRTDVLRFGAGNYGHGSIMRGGIASKSVADSGPTRDPGKKMGVCNGNDPEELKRMGNENYKKGQFAEALSLYEKAIAISPRNAAYHCNRAAALMGLKRLAEAVRECEEAIRLDPEYGRAHHRLGSLLLSLGQVENAQKHLCFPGHLADPLEVQKLQSVEKHLIKCTDSRRVGDWRSTLREVDAAIASGADASPQLCACRAESLLKLHQLDDAFLALPNISKSEMRTISQFQSEIFGMHFEAYLFFVRTQIELARGRFDSALTTIEQAWQIDPQNAEISILLDNVRLVGRARVRGNDLFKSERFTEACSAYGEGLRLDPLNPVLYCNRAACWFKLGKWEQSVDDCNQALRIQPNYTKALLRRAASNSKQLERWSEALRDYELLRKELPEDKEVAESLFHVQIAFKKSRGENVYNMKFGGEVETVSGLEQFRAEISSSGASVVHFEVCSDVHCKHISPFLDTLCVRYPSINFLKVNIEESPAIANAENVRSVPTIKIYKNGIRVKEMVCPSPEILESSVRHYSM; from the exons ATGTCGCAGTATAAGAAAACCGCGTCGGAGTTTGTTTCGGAGACCCTGTCGGATCGGTTGAGGAGTTCTTTAAGTTGTGGGGAAGAAGATAATGGCGTTGACGTTAACAAGCCGGATTTCCGGGAGCTCGATCTGGGCTCCAGCTTTTCGCCGTTAAGGACCAGAACTGGTGGTCGCGTTTCTGCCACCTCCACAGCAACTACCACCACCACCACAAGCAGTAGTTCCAGTTCCTCAGGATCGGTCTCCGGCCGAATGTCCGCCGGGCCTAATCTGAATATGCCCAAGACGCCTGATTCCAACCCCAAAAGCTACTCAGGCGAACTCTCCGCGGTGAGTTCTCCATCAACGGCCCGAAGCTCTAAGCCGGGCCACAGACGTTCGCATTCCAGTGGATCGCACTCGGTTGTTTACTCTGGTACTGGGTCCGTCAGCTCTCCAGCTGGAAATGTAGTTCCAACCGGGAACATTTGCCCACCCGGCCGGATTTTGAAAACCGGCATGGTGAGTCGTCCGACGAGAACCGATGTATTAAGGTTTGGTGCAGGGAATTATGGACATGGCAGTATAATGCGGGGTGGTATTGCATCTAAATCTGTCGCTGATAGTGGACCCACAAGAGATCCGGGCAAGAAAATGGGAGTTTGCAATGGTAATGATCCGGAGGAGTTGAAGAGAATGGGGAATGAGAACTACAAGAAGGGTCAATTTGCAGAGGCTTTGAGCCTTTATGAAAAGGCCATCGCTATCTCTCCGAGGAATGCTGCGTACCATTGCAATCGGGCTGCGGCTCTGATGGGGCTAAAGCGGTTGGCCGAAGCTGTTAGGGAATGTGAAGAGGCCATTAGGTTAGATCCAGAGTATGGACGGGCGCACCACCGCTTAGGATCTTTGCTTCTTAG TTTAGGGCAGGTTGAGAACGCCCAGAAGCATCTTTGTTTTCCCGGGCATCTGGCAGATCCCTTAGAGGTACAGAAGTTGCAGTCGGTAGAGAAGCATTTGATAAAGTGCACAGATTCTCGGAGAGTTGGAGACTGGAGAAGCACGCTGAGAGAAGTTGATGCTGCCATTGCTTCTGGTGCTGATGCCTCACCTCAG CTTTGTGCATGTAGAGCAGAGTCACTCTTGAAACTTCACCAATTAGATGATGCCTTTTTAGCCCTTCCAAATATTTCCAAATCTGAAATGCGGACTATTTCGCAGTTCCAGTCTGAGATATTTGGAATGCATTTTGAAGCATACCTGTTTTTTGTTAGAACCCAAATTGAGTTGGCACGAGGAAG GTTTGATAGTGCACTTACTACTATCGAGCAAGCATGGCAGATTGATCCTCAGAATGCTGAAATCTCAATTCTACTTGATAATGTGAGGTTGGTGGGACGAGCTCGTGTTCGTGGGAATGATCTATTCAAATCAGAAAGGTTCACTGAAGCCTGCTCTGCCTATGGAGAAGGTCTCAGGCTTGATCCTTTGAATCCCGTGCTATACTGTAACCGAGCAGCTTGTTGGTTTAAGCTCGGTAAGTGGGAACAGTCAGTAGACGACTGTAACCAGGCTCTACGTATTCAACCCAATTATACCAAAGCTCTCTTACGAAGAGCTGCCTCAAATAGCAAG CAGCTTGAGCGCTGGAGTGAAGCTTTGAGGGATTACGAGCTATTAAGAAAGGAACTCCCAGAAGACAAAGAAGTTGCCGAATCGTTGTTTCATGTGCAAATTGCGTTTAAGAAATCACGTGGTGAAAACGTGTATAACATGAAATTTGGCGGAGAAGTCGAGACCGTTTCAGGGCTCGAGCAGTTCCGAGCAGAAATTTCGTCGTCTG GTGCATCTGTGGTCCATTTTGAAGTCTGTTCGGATGTTCACTGCAAACATATCTCACCGTTCTTGGACACATTATGCGTCCGCTATCCCTCCATTAATTTTCTTAAG GTGAATATCGAGGAAAGCCCTGCAATCGCCAATGCCGAGAATGTTAGAAGCGTACCCACAATCAAGATTTACAAAAATGGAATCCGGGTAAAGGAAATGGTTTGCCCAAGTCCAGAGATCTTGGAATCCTCTGTGAGACATTATAGTATGTAG
- the LOC140811797 gene encoding TPR repeat-containing thioredoxin TTL1-like isoform X2 encodes MSQYKKTASEFVSETLSDRLRSSLSCGEEDNGVDVNKPDFRELDLGSSFSPLRTRTGGRVSATSTATTTTTTSSSSSSSGSVSGRMSAGPNLNMPKTPDSNPKSYSGELSAVSSPSTARSSKPGHRRSHSSGSHSVVYSGTGSVSSPAGNVVPTGNICPPGRILKTGMVSRPTRTDVLRFGAGNYGHGSIMRGGIASKSVADSGPTRDPGKKMGVCNGNDPEELKRMGNENYKKGQFAEALSLYEKAIAISPRNAAYHCNRAAALMGLKRLAEAVRECEEAIRLDPEYGRAHHRLGSLLLSLGQVENAQKHLCFPGHLADPLEVQKLQSVEKHLIKCTDSRRVGDWRSTLREVDAAIASGADASPQLCACRAESLLKLHQLDDAFLALPNISKSEMRTISQFQSEIFGMHFEAYLFFVRTQIELARGRFDSALTTIEQAWQIDPQNAEISILLDNVRLVGRARVRGNDLFKSERFTEACSAYGEGLRLDPLNPVLYCNRAACWFKLGKWEQSVDDCNQALRIQPNYTKALLRRAASNSKLERWSEALRDYELLRKELPEDKEVAESLFHVQIAFKKSRGENVYNMKFGGEVETVSGLEQFRAEISSSGASVVHFEVCSDVHCKHISPFLDTLCVRYPSINFLKVNIEESPAIANAENVRSVPTIKIYKNGIRVKEMVCPSPEILESSVRHYSM; translated from the exons ATGTCGCAGTATAAGAAAACCGCGTCGGAGTTTGTTTCGGAGACCCTGTCGGATCGGTTGAGGAGTTCTTTAAGTTGTGGGGAAGAAGATAATGGCGTTGACGTTAACAAGCCGGATTTCCGGGAGCTCGATCTGGGCTCCAGCTTTTCGCCGTTAAGGACCAGAACTGGTGGTCGCGTTTCTGCCACCTCCACAGCAACTACCACCACCACCACAAGCAGTAGTTCCAGTTCCTCAGGATCGGTCTCCGGCCGAATGTCCGCCGGGCCTAATCTGAATATGCCCAAGACGCCTGATTCCAACCCCAAAAGCTACTCAGGCGAACTCTCCGCGGTGAGTTCTCCATCAACGGCCCGAAGCTCTAAGCCGGGCCACAGACGTTCGCATTCCAGTGGATCGCACTCGGTTGTTTACTCTGGTACTGGGTCCGTCAGCTCTCCAGCTGGAAATGTAGTTCCAACCGGGAACATTTGCCCACCCGGCCGGATTTTGAAAACCGGCATGGTGAGTCGTCCGACGAGAACCGATGTATTAAGGTTTGGTGCAGGGAATTATGGACATGGCAGTATAATGCGGGGTGGTATTGCATCTAAATCTGTCGCTGATAGTGGACCCACAAGAGATCCGGGCAAGAAAATGGGAGTTTGCAATGGTAATGATCCGGAGGAGTTGAAGAGAATGGGGAATGAGAACTACAAGAAGGGTCAATTTGCAGAGGCTTTGAGCCTTTATGAAAAGGCCATCGCTATCTCTCCGAGGAATGCTGCGTACCATTGCAATCGGGCTGCGGCTCTGATGGGGCTAAAGCGGTTGGCCGAAGCTGTTAGGGAATGTGAAGAGGCCATTAGGTTAGATCCAGAGTATGGACGGGCGCACCACCGCTTAGGATCTTTGCTTCTTAG TTTAGGGCAGGTTGAGAACGCCCAGAAGCATCTTTGTTTTCCCGGGCATCTGGCAGATCCCTTAGAGGTACAGAAGTTGCAGTCGGTAGAGAAGCATTTGATAAAGTGCACAGATTCTCGGAGAGTTGGAGACTGGAGAAGCACGCTGAGAGAAGTTGATGCTGCCATTGCTTCTGGTGCTGATGCCTCACCTCAG CTTTGTGCATGTAGAGCAGAGTCACTCTTGAAACTTCACCAATTAGATGATGCCTTTTTAGCCCTTCCAAATATTTCCAAATCTGAAATGCGGACTATTTCGCAGTTCCAGTCTGAGATATTTGGAATGCATTTTGAAGCATACCTGTTTTTTGTTAGAACCCAAATTGAGTTGGCACGAGGAAG GTTTGATAGTGCACTTACTACTATCGAGCAAGCATGGCAGATTGATCCTCAGAATGCTGAAATCTCAATTCTACTTGATAATGTGAGGTTGGTGGGACGAGCTCGTGTTCGTGGGAATGATCTATTCAAATCAGAAAGGTTCACTGAAGCCTGCTCTGCCTATGGAGAAGGTCTCAGGCTTGATCCTTTGAATCCCGTGCTATACTGTAACCGAGCAGCTTGTTGGTTTAAGCTCGGTAAGTGGGAACAGTCAGTAGACGACTGTAACCAGGCTCTACGTATTCAACCCAATTATACCAAAGCTCTCTTACGAAGAGCTGCCTCAAATAGCAAG CTTGAGCGCTGGAGTGAAGCTTTGAGGGATTACGAGCTATTAAGAAAGGAACTCCCAGAAGACAAAGAAGTTGCCGAATCGTTGTTTCATGTGCAAATTGCGTTTAAGAAATCACGTGGTGAAAACGTGTATAACATGAAATTTGGCGGAGAAGTCGAGACCGTTTCAGGGCTCGAGCAGTTCCGAGCAGAAATTTCGTCGTCTG GTGCATCTGTGGTCCATTTTGAAGTCTGTTCGGATGTTCACTGCAAACATATCTCACCGTTCTTGGACACATTATGCGTCCGCTATCCCTCCATTAATTTTCTTAAG GTGAATATCGAGGAAAGCCCTGCAATCGCCAATGCCGAGAATGTTAGAAGCGTACCCACAATCAAGATTTACAAAAATGGAATCCGGGTAAAGGAAATGGTTTGCCCAAGTCCAGAGATCTTGGAATCCTCTGTGAGACATTATAGTATGTAG